One part of the Kwoniella dendrophila CBS 6074 chromosome 5, complete sequence genome encodes these proteins:
- a CDS encoding ornithine-oxo-acid transaminase, which yields MSPVATNTTNVSAPAQPVGGKAKYSTKEIINLEHEYSAHNYHPLPVCFERGEGAHVWDPEGNEYLDFLAAYSAVNQGHCHPDILNTLITQASKLTLSSRAFYSSNLGPFAKKITEMFGFDMVLPMNTGAEAVETAIKLARKWGYEKKGIKEGKAKVLSVDGNFHGRTIGIISMSTDPESRNGFGPFLDNVGPQWEHTGLIRYNHPEDLEKTLEKYGEEVAAFLVEPIQGEAGIYVPDDGYLAKIHEICKKHNVLLICDEIQTGLARTGKMLCYEWDNIKPDMVILGKALSGGMYPVSCVMANKEIMLCIKPGEHGSTYGGNPLGCAVAMTALDVLVKENLVERSQKLGEIFRSELKKINSPFIKIIRGRGLFNGVVIDEKVSKKGRTAWQLCLLMKSKGLLAKPTHVNIIRFAPPLVISEEDVYKATRIIAESLEEFDVIDKIPGDEGEEHDTVIELED from the exons ATGTCACCAGTAGCTACAAACACTACAAACGTATCTGCTCCTGCTCAACCAGTAGGAGGTAAAGCAAAATATTCAACTAAAGAAATTATAAATCTTGAACATGAATATTCAGC ACACAACTATCACCCATTACCTGT CTGTTTCGAACGAGGAGAAGGTGCTCATGTATGGGATCCAGAGGGTAATGAATACCTTGATTTCTTGGCTGCCTATTC AGCTGTTAACCAAGGTCACTGTCACCCGGATATTT TAAACACACTAATAACACAAGCATCTAAACTcacattatcatcaagagCATtttattcatcaaatttaggACCATTTGCTAAAAAAATAACTGAAATGTTTGGATTTGATATGGTATTACCTATGAATACAGGTGCAGAAGCAGTTGAAACAGCTATTAAATTAGCAAGAAAATGGGGTTacgaaaagaaaggaattaaagaaggtaaagcaaAAGTTTTAAGTGTTGATGGAAATTTTCATGGTAGAACAATTGGTATAATTTCAATGTCAACTGATCCAGAATCAAGAAATGGTTTTGGTCCCTTTTTAGATAATGTTGGTCCACAATGGGAACATACAGGTTTAATCAGATATAATCATCcggaagatttagaaaaaacTTTAGAAAAATACggtgaagaagttgctgCCTTTTTAGTTGAACCTATTCAAGGTGAAGCTGG TATCTACGTACCAGATGATGGATACCTTGCCAAGATCCACGAAATCTGTAAAAAACACAATGTTCTATTAATTTGTGATGAAATTCAAACAGGATTAGCAAGAACAGGAAAAATGTTATGTTATGAATGGGATAACATTAAACCTGATATGGtaattttaggtaaagcatTATCTGGAGGAATGTATCCCGTTTCATGTGTAATGgcaaataaagaaattatgTTATGTATTAAACCTGGAGAACATGGTTCAACATATGGTGGTAATCCTTTAGGATGTGCAGTAGCAATGACTGCCTTAGACGTATTggtaaaagaaaatttagttgaaagatctcagaaattaggtgaaatcTTTAGatcagaattgaaaaaaataaattcaccattcatcaaaattattagaggtagaggtttaTTCAACGGTGTAGttatagatgaaaaagtttctaaaaaaggtagaaCTGCTTGGCAATTATGTTTATTGATGAAATCTAAAGGTTTATTGGCTAAACCAACTCATGTTAACAT TATCCGATTCGCTCCTCCTCTTGTAAtttctgaagaagatgtttaCAAAGCTACTAGAATTATCGCTGAATCTTTAGAGGAATTCGATGTC ATTGACAAGATCCCCggagatgaaggagaagaacaCGATACCGTtattgaacttgaagattAG